One Phycisphaeraceae bacterium DNA window includes the following coding sequences:
- a CDS encoding lipid-binding SYLF domain-containing protein produces the protein MLTRTLSLLLASTIVLLAGGCGSTPMSTRIMRSTAILEEFQSSDRPIPASTLENAAGVAILSEISAGVGIGGSGGEGILLRRLNSGWSQPIAVSVGSGTIGVQLGAKGREMVVIFNTDAGVMRAATQGTTMVASASGTAGDASGTTSAMSGAPPATEIFSRSQGLFGGAFVGGFNIQVDTAVNQETYGSQFSTLDLLEGRGTPQPGMMRIERLLDGR, from the coding sequence ATGTTGACGAGAACTCTCTCCCTGCTGCTTGCTTCCACCATCGTGCTCCTGGCCGGAGGGTGCGGTAGCACTCCGATGTCCACCCGCATCATGCGAAGTACCGCCATCCTCGAGGAGTTTCAGTCGAGCGACAGGCCCATTCCCGCTTCGACACTTGAGAATGCCGCCGGCGTCGCCATCCTGAGCGAAATCTCCGCCGGCGTCGGAATCGGCGGCTCGGGCGGCGAGGGCATTCTGCTGCGGCGCCTGAACAGCGGCTGGTCGCAGCCCATCGCGGTCAGCGTGGGCTCCGGCACGATCGGCGTTCAGCTCGGCGCCAAGGGACGCGAGATGGTCGTCATCTTCAACACCGACGCGGGTGTCATGCGCGCCGCCACGCAGGGCACGACGATGGTCGCGTCGGCCAGCGGGACCGCTGGAGATGCGAGCGGCACCACCTCGGCCATGAGCGGTGCTCCGCCCGCGACGGAGATCTTCTCCCGGTCACAGGGTCTTTTCGGTGGCGCGTTCGTGGGTGGCTTCAACATCCAGGTTGACACCGCGGTGAACCAGGAGACCTATGGTTCTCAGTTCTCGACGCTCGACCTGCTTGAAGGTCGTGGCACCCCCCAACCCGGCATGATGCGCATCGAGCGCCTGCTCGACGGTCGGTGA
- the nagZ gene encoding beta-N-acetylhexosaminidase: MQQHTDTVSVDAELTRRAAGLLCVGFEGATLDDTTASLLRQGAAGVILFSRNFVDRQQLAALCNDILEAADHHVIIAVDHEGGRVQRFKGAGFTDLPAARTLTDATAAFEAAATAARELRHVGVNLNFAPVLDVDSNPANPIMGDRSFGSDPAHVASLGTSFVRGLQRHGVAACGKHFPGHGDTSLDSHLDLPRVSHDRARLEAVEWPPFRAAIAAGVAAIMTAHVVYDAIDPGVPATMSRVLLEGTLRGEMGYEGVIVSDDLDMKAISDHYEAGEAAVRAIEAGVDLILCCRNPAHRDAAHQAIAQAIASGRLSNDRVEASLARIRNLARQFG; the protein is encoded by the coding sequence ATGCAGCAGCACACCGACACTGTTTCGGTCGACGCCGAACTCACGCGCCGCGCCGCGGGACTTCTCTGCGTTGGCTTTGAAGGCGCCACACTCGACGACACCACCGCATCACTCCTGCGCCAAGGCGCAGCGGGAGTGATCCTCTTCTCGCGCAACTTTGTCGACCGCCAGCAGTTGGCGGCGCTCTGCAATGACATTCTGGAGGCCGCCGACCACCATGTCATCATCGCGGTGGACCATGAGGGCGGCCGCGTGCAGCGCTTCAAGGGAGCGGGGTTCACCGATCTGCCAGCGGCCCGGACGCTGACCGATGCCACCGCGGCATTCGAGGCGGCGGCTACGGCCGCGCGCGAGCTCCGACATGTCGGTGTGAACCTCAACTTCGCACCGGTGCTCGATGTCGACAGCAATCCCGCGAACCCGATCATGGGCGATCGAAGCTTCGGCAGCGATCCGGCCCATGTGGCTTCGCTCGGCACTTCGTTCGTGCGTGGCTTGCAACGCCATGGCGTCGCCGCCTGCGGCAAGCACTTTCCGGGGCATGGCGATACATCGCTTGACAGCCATCTTGACCTGCCCCGCGTCTCGCATGACCGCGCGAGACTCGAAGCGGTCGAGTGGCCGCCCTTCCGCGCAGCGATTGCCGCCGGTGTCGCAGCGATCATGACAGCCCATGTCGTCTACGACGCGATCGACCCGGGAGTCCCCGCGACCATGAGTCGAGTGCTGCTCGAGGGGACGCTGCGTGGCGAGATGGGTTACGAGGGCGTCATCGTGAGCGACGACCTCGACATGAAGGCCATCAGCGATCACTACGAGGCAGGAGAGGCCGCCGTGCGTGCCATTGAGGCGGGCGTCGATCTCATCCTCTGCTGCCGGAATCCTGCGCATCGGGATGCCGCGCATCAGGCCATTGCTCAAGCAATCGCCTCGGGTCGCCTCTCCAATGATCGGGTCGAAGCGTCGTTGGCTCGCATCAGGAACCTCGCTCGACAGTTCGGATGA
- a CDS encoding DUF2934 domain-containing protein, whose amino-acid sequence MAKKKHRSGVAARQTMARDGVKKLSASRSARGGKSRSGGAAAKASGGAARKAKSAPSGKAKKPSAAPKSKRRASPSAVAVDPARLGEEIALRAFLRWQERGGDEMSNWLDAERDIQAELESLAQAPRSKRRSS is encoded by the coding sequence GTGGCCAAGAAGAAGCATCGATCCGGAGTCGCGGCGCGTCAGACAATGGCACGCGACGGAGTGAAGAAGTTGTCAGCCTCGCGCTCGGCTCGCGGTGGAAAGAGCCGCAGCGGTGGCGCCGCAGCGAAGGCGAGCGGGGGTGCAGCTCGTAAGGCGAAGTCCGCGCCGAGTGGCAAGGCGAAGAAGCCAAGCGCCGCACCGAAGTCGAAGCGCCGTGCTTCTCCGTCGGCCGTGGCCGTTGACCCGGCGCGCCTCGGGGAGGAGATCGCGCTTCGAGCGTTCCTGCGCTGGCAGGAGCGCGGCGGCGACGAGATGAGCAATTGGCTCGATGCGGAACGGGACATTCAAGCTGAGCTTGAGTCACTGGCGCAGGCGCCACGATCGAAGCGACGCTCAAGCTGA
- a CDS encoding HAMP domain-containing protein, which translates to MGSIRLKLALSFLTVGVLSVGITAWLATAAAAASLTQAQVQDLIQWVMLWSVLVISAVLLLSLVLSSGFTRPISRLTIASRSLGEGRLEVRVSDERTDEIGDLARAFNDMAARLESAHWGMEEANRRLQETNQLLRRETGEQRERIETLSRIAEEFSRIQDRDILLTRVLTEARRLTTADAGSVYLREGDELVLYFPQNDTLSRRTQPRDQEMRRLFYVQQRLPLSTGSIAGAVALTGRVLNIPDVRRIDPGAPYRFEARFDEQAGYLTRAMLTVPLITESAGTVGVLQLINPSESGGVPGIFTAADERLMANFAGLAGIAIERAQLTRSIIMRMIRIAEARDPTETGPHVNRVADVSMHLFDAWARRHGLDVSEAGRRRDRLRMAAMLHDVGKVAVPDSVLRKVGPLTDEERHQMQQHVLVGAGLFAGWQTPLDQAARDVALFHHARWDGLGYPDAEQLRSLRSVLGDEVADMGTPAGDHIPLFARIVAVADVFDALASRRSYKDAWLPERILGAVRAESGKAFDPELVSIFEQEFEDLLALRARYHGDEN; encoded by the coding sequence ATGGGCAGCATTCGACTCAAACTTGCGCTTTCATTCCTGACGGTCGGCGTCCTCTCCGTCGGCATCACCGCATGGCTGGCGACGGCGGCCGCGGCCGCGAGCCTGACCCAGGCGCAGGTGCAGGACCTCATCCAATGGGTCATGCTCTGGAGCGTGCTGGTCATCAGCGCCGTGCTGTTGCTGAGCCTTGTCCTGAGCTCCGGGTTCACTCGGCCGATCAGCAGGCTCACCATCGCGTCGCGCTCCCTCGGCGAGGGCCGTCTCGAAGTTCGCGTCAGCGATGAACGCACCGATGAGATCGGCGACCTTGCGCGCGCATTCAACGACATGGCGGCGCGGCTCGAGAGCGCCCACTGGGGCATGGAGGAAGCGAACCGTCGACTCCAGGAGACGAACCAGCTTCTGCGCCGCGAAACAGGCGAGCAGCGCGAGCGCATCGAGACTCTCTCACGCATCGCCGAAGAGTTCTCGCGCATTCAGGATCGCGACATTCTCCTGACCCGTGTGCTCACCGAAGCGCGCCGGCTCACCACCGCCGACGCAGGCAGCGTCTACCTCCGCGAGGGCGATGAACTGGTCCTCTACTTCCCGCAGAACGACACCCTGTCGCGCCGCACTCAACCACGCGATCAGGAGATGCGGCGGCTCTTCTATGTGCAGCAGCGACTGCCGCTCTCCACCGGGTCGATCGCCGGAGCGGTCGCGCTGACCGGCCGCGTCCTCAACATTCCCGATGTGCGGCGCATTGATCCCGGGGCGCCCTATCGCTTCGAAGCTCGCTTCGATGAGCAGGCCGGATACCTGACACGCGCCATGCTGACCGTGCCGCTCATCACCGAGTCCGCTGGTACCGTCGGCGTGCTGCAACTCATCAACCCCTCGGAGTCGGGCGGGGTTCCGGGCATCTTCACGGCCGCCGATGAACGACTCATGGCCAACTTCGCGGGGCTTGCGGGCATTGCCATCGAACGGGCCCAGCTCACGCGTTCGATCATCATGCGCATGATCCGCATTGCCGAAGCGCGCGATCCCACCGAGACCGGTCCACATGTCAACCGGGTCGCCGATGTCTCCATGCATCTCTTCGACGCGTGGGCGAGGCGGCATGGACTTGATGTCTCGGAAGCCGGTCGGCGCCGCGATCGACTTCGCATGGCGGCCATGCTGCACGATGTCGGCAAGGTCGCCGTTCCCGACTCGGTGCTGCGCAAGGTCGGGCCGCTCACCGACGAGGAGCGTCACCAGATGCAGCAGCATGTTCTGGTCGGCGCCGGTCTCTTCGCCGGCTGGCAGACGCCGCTCGACCAGGCCGCACGCGATGTCGCGCTCTTTCACCATGCGCGCTGGGACGGTCTCGGCTACCCCGATGCCGAGCAACTCCGCTCCCTTCGTTCAGTGCTGGGTGACGAAGTGGCGGACATGGGCACTCCCGCTGGAGATCACATCCCGCTCTTTGCGAGGATCGTGGCCGTGGCCGATGTCTTTGACGCCCTCGCCTCCCGGCGCAGCTACAAGGACGCCTGGCTTCCTGAGCGCATTCTCGGCGCGGTCCGCGCCGAAAGCGGCAAGGCGTTCGACCCGGAGCTGGTCTCGATCTTCGAGCAGGAGTTCGAGGACCTGCTCGCACTGCGAGCCCGGTATCACGGCGACGAGAACTGA
- a CDS encoding FUSC family protein, translated as MAGLAELRRLETWTRELSATPDRVRTALRTTIACTAATLVTQSLHLDQGFWAVITILVLAPPTVAASIRKATFRLLGTASGCMIAVGSVALFAQQPPLQMAAVFLTLAVALYFATGRVAPYSYFCAAFTTSIVFYAAVQDPARAGDFAWARFKEISLGVLISGASHMLIWPVHADRTLREGVARKIEQAVALLDALRETAPTMTEAEIIAPPPSSERMAAQLDLLDTAAGLHERVYEHRHAWEAVIGVVEAVRLACNECARLSLAAGAREGLAPLRHELTAALDALSMQARECAAALRTERVVNLSATSPFEGLDGALARQRAPGHGVPWKPDQLAAAAATVEALRSAWSLLGRLGPESNAALGHAAPSAASVIVQPLQPPSLLPLDDSRVRWAIKGALAASVAILLGASLRWSMGVPATATCVVLAVTGSLGALVQKSGLRLLGTLVGGILALMILMFVMPIAEGPAALVTIAALIFFPCAWLLAGSDRVSYLGLQAAFAFCFGALGPLEPSIDLWTPTSRILGVIVGLLITGVVFTLLWPVYATTQFRESAAKTLGIIRNILNDALNLQFTQTLVSLPRQRALYDALAATTRVLAEAEYEDPAGKHLDRTAAVDLLTTLRLLTRSAILWRQAQLAAGAHFPSSASTKALASAGEALVEHIDRLARAIAVGAAPSDEPATEAAIHALNAAITTDSESLQGQGWSITQVDALFACVEHARALHALLLRGEQLARALRITRATGLAYASPTR; from the coding sequence ATGGCGGGACTTGCTGAGCTTCGCCGTCTCGAAACCTGGACTCGGGAGCTTTCGGCGACTCCCGATCGAGTCCGCACGGCGCTACGCACCACCATCGCCTGCACGGCCGCGACGCTCGTCACGCAGTCTCTTCACCTTGATCAGGGCTTCTGGGCGGTCATCACAATCCTTGTTCTTGCGCCGCCGACTGTGGCCGCCAGCATTCGAAAGGCAACTTTTCGCCTGCTCGGAACCGCGTCGGGCTGCATGATCGCCGTCGGGTCGGTGGCGCTCTTCGCCCAGCAACCTCCGTTGCAGATGGCGGCTGTCTTTCTCACGCTCGCGGTCGCGCTCTACTTCGCCACGGGTCGTGTGGCCCCCTACTCCTACTTCTGTGCGGCGTTCACCACCTCCATCGTCTTCTATGCCGCGGTGCAGGACCCTGCACGCGCCGGCGATTTCGCATGGGCGCGCTTCAAGGAGATTTCTCTGGGGGTGCTCATCTCGGGGGCCAGCCACATGCTCATCTGGCCGGTGCATGCCGATCGAACTCTGCGCGAAGGAGTCGCGCGCAAGATCGAGCAGGCGGTCGCGCTCCTTGATGCACTGCGCGAGACGGCCCCCACGATGACCGAAGCGGAGATCATTGCGCCTCCGCCATCGAGCGAGCGCATGGCTGCACAACTCGACCTCCTTGACACCGCGGCCGGACTTCATGAACGCGTCTATGAACATCGCCATGCGTGGGAAGCGGTGATCGGTGTTGTTGAAGCAGTGCGCCTGGCGTGCAATGAATGTGCAAGGCTCTCACTCGCCGCCGGCGCTCGCGAGGGTCTCGCACCACTTCGCCACGAGCTCACCGCGGCGCTCGACGCGCTCTCCATGCAGGCGCGCGAGTGCGCGGCGGCCCTCAGGACGGAGCGCGTGGTCAATCTGTCCGCGACGAGCCCCTTCGAGGGGCTCGACGGGGCTCTTGCGCGGCAGCGTGCTCCCGGTCACGGGGTCCCATGGAAGCCCGATCAGCTTGCCGCAGCGGCCGCCACCGTCGAAGCCCTGCGTTCAGCCTGGAGCCTTCTGGGGCGGCTGGGTCCCGAGTCGAATGCGGCGCTTGGCCATGCGGCGCCTTCTGCTGCCTCGGTCATCGTGCAGCCTCTCCAGCCCCCATCGCTGCTTCCGCTCGACGACAGCCGCGTGCGCTGGGCCATCAAGGGTGCCCTTGCCGCGAGCGTCGCGATTCTCCTGGGTGCCTCACTGCGGTGGTCGATGGGCGTGCCCGCCACCGCAACCTGCGTGGTCCTGGCCGTCACGGGCTCATTGGGTGCGCTCGTGCAGAAGTCGGGCTTGCGGCTCCTCGGCACATTGGTGGGAGGCATCCTCGCGCTCATGATCCTCATGTTCGTCATGCCGATCGCTGAAGGACCTGCCGCACTCGTCACCATCGCCGCGTTGATCTTCTTCCCCTGCGCGTGGCTCCTTGCCGGCAGTGATCGAGTGAGCTACCTCGGCCTTCAGGCGGCCTTTGCCTTCTGCTTCGGGGCGCTCGGTCCACTCGAACCGAGCATCGATCTCTGGACGCCGACCAGTCGAATCCTCGGTGTCATCGTTGGACTCCTGATCACGGGAGTCGTCTTTACCCTGCTCTGGCCGGTCTACGCGACGACACAGTTTCGAGAGTCTGCCGCGAAGACCCTGGGGATCATCCGCAACATTCTCAATGATGCCCTCAACCTTCAGTTCACTCAGACGCTCGTCTCACTGCCTCGGCAGCGTGCGCTGTATGACGCGCTGGCGGCGACCACGCGCGTTCTCGCCGAAGCGGAATATGAGGATCCCGCGGGGAAGCATCTCGATCGCACGGCGGCTGTCGATCTGCTCACGACGCTTCGACTTCTCACTCGCAGCGCCATTCTCTGGCGGCAGGCGCAACTCGCTGCGGGTGCACACTTCCCCTCATCTGCATCGACCAAGGCGCTGGCAAGCGCGGGTGAGGCGCTGGTCGAGCACATTGATCGCCTCGCGAGGGCCATTGCCGTCGGCGCTGCACCGAGCGACGAGCCCGCGACCGAGGCCGCGATCCACGCGCTCAATGCCGCGATCACGACCGACAGCGAGAGCCTCCAGGGCCAAGGATGGTCAATCACTCAAGTGGATGCTCTCTTCGCGTGCGTGGAACACGCCCGGGCCCTGCACGCGCTGCTCCTTCGCGGGGAGCAACTGGCCCGAGCCCTTCGGATCACAAGGGCGACGGGGCTCGCGTACGCTTCCCCGACCCGCTGA
- a CDS encoding FAD-dependent monooxygenase translates to MPPDPEVLIVGAGPTGLMLALQLARRGVRIRLIDRNAGPSRESRAVVVQARTLEFFDQLGFATEAVRAGRCVSRLRVLRRGRLRAEFPLGGIGHGLTRFPFILSLGQDQTEALLLSKLAEVGVSVERSTEAVAAEDISGRWRITLRSASGEEFVDTAWLCGCDGSSSLVRRALGIAFDGGTYEHRFYLADCRVDGPVPDDGVTVAPDARTLTAFFAMAGERRFRVLGRLPASRATPEHDQESLSFEQMSELAKRGSSLPITCSSPRWTSVYRLHHRCAAQLVTLRTSARSTRSNSHAPTTPVAPIAPIAPHALTAHVAPVAPVAPVAPTPHAESGAPDAPAASGVHGSHGAFILGDAAHVHSPVGGQGMNTGLQDATNLAWKLAMVLRGGASPALLTSYEKERLPVARRLLRTTDRIFTLATSDSLPARALRAAALALVLPRLLRVTRLRRFAFRAIGQIGIGYQAQSLARVALDGGAAPAPLEPGSRLPFIEFAAGDGRRRSLADLCDGPWWTLIAMGVSDAPSTITALRSTALAASVSPSWLALRALATPEAHADATPILRDMSESEPRLLVVRPDLHVFGLWPLARATQALVALRRALTLAGEGTAP, encoded by the coding sequence ATGCCGCCGGATCCCGAGGTCCTGATTGTCGGCGCCGGACCCACTGGCCTGATGTTGGCATTGCAACTGGCTCGGCGCGGCGTGCGCATTCGCCTCATCGATCGCAACGCGGGTCCATCACGCGAATCGCGCGCCGTGGTCGTGCAGGCGCGAACGCTCGAGTTCTTCGACCAGCTCGGCTTCGCCACCGAGGCGGTGCGTGCAGGGCGTTGTGTTTCGCGCCTGCGCGTGTTGCGCCGCGGTCGTCTGCGAGCGGAGTTTCCGTTGGGTGGCATCGGCCATGGACTGACGCGCTTTCCCTTCATTCTCTCGCTGGGACAGGATCAGACCGAGGCGCTCCTGCTCTCGAAGCTGGCCGAGGTTGGCGTATCAGTCGAGCGCTCGACCGAGGCTGTGGCGGCCGAAGACATCAGTGGGCGTTGGCGCATCACGCTCAGGAGTGCGTCTGGAGAGGAGTTCGTCGACACGGCGTGGCTCTGCGGCTGCGACGGCTCATCGAGCCTGGTGCGCCGGGCGCTGGGCATTGCCTTCGATGGCGGCACCTACGAGCATCGCTTCTACTTGGCTGATTGCCGAGTCGATGGCCCAGTGCCCGACGACGGTGTCACCGTCGCCCCCGATGCACGAACGCTCACGGCGTTCTTCGCAATGGCCGGCGAGCGCCGCTTTCGCGTGCTGGGTCGCCTGCCCGCGTCGCGCGCGACTCCGGAACACGATCAGGAGTCACTCAGCTTTGAACAGATGAGTGAACTGGCGAAGCGCGGCAGTTCGCTCCCCATCACCTGTTCGTCGCCACGGTGGACGAGCGTCTATCGACTGCATCACCGTTGTGCGGCTCAACTGGTGACGCTGCGCACCTCGGCCCGATCGACGCGGTCGAACTCCCACGCTCCCACGACTCCGGTCGCCCCCATCGCTCCGATCGCTCCCCATGCTCTGACTGCTCATGTCGCTCCTGTCGCTCCTGTCGCTCCTGTCGCTCCGACTCCTCATGCCGAGTCCGGAGCACCGGACGCACCCGCCGCAAGTGGCGTGCACGGCTCGCACGGCGCCTTTATCCTCGGCGATGCTGCCCATGTCCACAGCCCCGTCGGCGGCCAAGGCATGAACACCGGCCTTCAGGATGCCACGAACCTTGCGTGGAAGCTCGCCATGGTCCTCCGCGGTGGCGCATCTCCGGCGCTGCTCACGAGCTACGAGAAGGAGCGCCTTCCCGTGGCCCGGCGTCTGCTCCGAACAACGGATCGCATCTTCACGCTGGCCACGAGTGATTCGCTCCCGGCACGGGCGCTGCGGGCCGCTGCCTTGGCTCTGGTTCTGCCGCGGCTCCTTCGCGTGACACGGCTTCGACGCTTTGCCTTCCGCGCGATCGGTCAGATTGGCATCGGGTACCAGGCGCAGTCCCTGGCGAGAGTGGCGCTCGACGGGGGCGCGGCGCCTGCTCCGCTCGAACCAGGGAGTCGCCTTCCCTTCATCGAGTTCGCGGCGGGCGACGGACGCCGGCGCTCGCTTGCCGATCTCTGCGACGGTCCATGGTGGACCCTCATCGCGATGGGCGTGAGTGACGCACCCTCGACCATCACCGCGCTCCGCTCGACGGCCTTAGCCGCGAGCGTGAGTCCATCGTGGCTTGCACTTCGCGCACTCGCCACACCGGAGGCCCACGCCGACGCGACTCCGATTCTCCGGGACATGAGTGAATCGGAACCGCGCCTGCTGGTGGTCCGGCCCGACCTCCATGTCTTCGGGTTGTGGCCGCTCGCGCGGGCAACACAGGCGCTGGTCGCGCTTCGTCGGGCGTTGACCTTGGCCGGGGAAGGGACGGCGCCCTGA
- a CDS encoding alpha/beta hydrolase, producing MLPDTPLILLPGVCCDAWFFRHQAQAFARTQNGTPRHVIVPEWIAHVDPRDGTGAMRRLAARLSTAWHEAGLDGSIVVGHSMGGFIATLACATGRFRPGGLLIIDSSLPVPADRRTALLELGARVIGCDDPDPTERLSRMESVIGNFVRSQLTGASDDREIIDEIVERMSRADPQRNGIMLQSAAALDIVPSLERVPGRVAALAAEPGRLPIELFQAARPDAEVALLHDVGHFLPIFAAEQVNTAIACMLGGRPLRGAGMEPVIHLRAPAA from the coding sequence ATGCTTCCCGACACACCACTCATTCTGCTTCCGGGCGTCTGCTGCGACGCGTGGTTCTTCCGCCACCAGGCGCAGGCGTTCGCCCGAACTCAGAATGGGACGCCTCGGCATGTCATCGTGCCCGAGTGGATCGCGCATGTGGATCCTCGCGATGGCACCGGCGCCATGCGGCGGCTTGCGGCTCGACTCAGCACCGCGTGGCATGAAGCGGGACTCGATGGCTCGATTGTCGTCGGCCACAGCATGGGCGGCTTCATCGCCACGCTTGCCTGCGCGACCGGGCGCTTCCGTCCGGGAGGCCTCCTGATCATCGATTCGTCACTGCCGGTTCCGGCCGATCGCCGGACAGCGTTGCTGGAACTCGGAGCTCGAGTCATCGGGTGCGATGACCCGGACCCCACCGAGCGCCTCTCGCGCATGGAGTCTGTCATCGGCAACTTCGTGCGAAGCCAACTCACCGGTGCGTCCGATGATCGCGAGATCATTGATGAGATCGTGGAGCGGATGTCCCGCGCCGATCCGCAGCGCAATGGCATCATGCTCCAGTCGGCAGCAGCGCTCGACATCGTGCCGAGCCTCGAGCGCGTGCCTGGCCGAGTTGCGGCACTCGCGGCCGAACCGGGACGGCTGCCGATTGAACTCTTCCAAGCGGCGCGCCCCGATGCCGAGGTCGCGCTCCTGCACGATGTCGGACACTTCCTGCCCATCTTCGCCGCGGAACAAGTCAACACGGCCATCGCCTGCATGTTGGGGGGACGACCACTGCGAGGCGCCGGCATGGAGCCCGTCATTCACCTGCGCGCGCCAGCCGCCTGA
- a CDS encoding MBL fold metallo-hydrolase — protein MPDHALPELHAIDVGYQDLSGAANVYLLRASEGPILIEAGTQATLPRVERALRERGVDPASILHVFVTHIHLDHAGAAGAFAQRGATIHVHPFGARHLIDPSKLIASSRRVHGSGYERWYGDPLPAPEARVIAEPHGATIDLGSLRVQAIETPGHARHHHAWLIHRADDARAHDSELASEPAPGGVLFTGDAAATFVPGSRFVAIPTPPPEYDLGAWRASIDRMKRVRPAALWLTHGGEVRDPIDHLETVERRLVAEDEWLREAIATGDSDEAILDRYRPWLHGQADAAGVPEAARDIFIGRTWMAMNLAGARRAIETSK, from the coding sequence ATGCCCGATCACGCACTGCCTGAGCTCCACGCCATCGATGTCGGCTACCAGGATCTTTCCGGCGCCGCGAATGTCTATCTCCTTCGCGCGAGCGAGGGTCCGATCCTCATCGAAGCTGGCACGCAGGCCACGCTGCCGAGAGTCGAGCGCGCTCTTCGGGAGAGGGGAGTGGATCCAGCGTCGATCCTCCATGTCTTCGTGACGCACATTCATCTCGATCACGCAGGTGCGGCAGGCGCCTTCGCGCAGCGTGGCGCCACGATCCATGTGCACCCCTTCGGCGCACGGCACCTGATTGACCCCTCGAAGCTCATCGCAAGCTCTCGTCGCGTGCATGGCTCCGGATACGAGCGCTGGTATGGCGATCCGCTTCCGGCGCCTGAAGCGCGAGTGATCGCAGAGCCGCACGGAGCCACGATCGACCTCGGGAGTCTGCGCGTTCAGGCCATCGAGACACCGGGGCACGCACGGCACCATCATGCGTGGCTGATTCACCGGGCCGACGATGCCCGAGCGCACGACTCGGAACTCGCGTCGGAGCCGGCACCGGGCGGAGTCCTCTTCACGGGTGATGCTGCCGCGACCTTCGTGCCGGGAAGTCGCTTCGTCGCCATTCCCACTCCGCCGCCCGAGTATGACCTGGGCGCGTGGCGTGCATCGATCGATCGGATGAAGCGCGTGCGCCCCGCCGCCCTGTGGCTCACCCATGGTGGTGAAGTTCGCGATCCGATCGATCACCTCGAGACGGTGGAGCGTCGACTCGTGGCCGAAGATGAGTGGCTCCGCGAAGCCATTGCCACCGGTGACTCCGATGAGGCGATTCTCGATCGCTACCGTCCCTGGCTCCACGGCCAAGCCGATGCTGCGGGGGTTCCCGAGGCCGCCCGTGACATCTTCATCGGTCGCACCTGGATGGCGATGAACCTCGCGGGTGCCCGACGAGCGATCGAGACTTCAAAGTGA